The Candidatus Methylomirabilota bacterium genomic interval CCCCACGATGCTCCTCCAGCAGCGCGTGCTGACCGGCTCCTCCTTCGGCGCCGGCCACCAGCGCACCGATGTGCCCATGCTCATCGACCTGTTCATGGACGGCCGGTACAAGCTCCGCGAGCTGATCAGCCGGCGGGTGCCGCTTGGCGAGGTGAACCAGGCCTACGAGGCCTTGCTCCAGGGCGAGGTGAAGCGGAGCGTGGTCGTCTTCGACTAGCCGGCGGCGAGCCTACGCTCTCCGAGGATGCTCGGCAGCTTCCAGATCATGGCAGGCGACCGGCCCGCGCAAAGCCTGTCGTCACTTTCTCGGAGGAGGCGGGCACGGCGCGGAGGCGGCTCAGCGGGGCGTCTGGCTGGCCCCCTCGTCGAAGGCAAATCCGGCGGCCCGCACCTGACGCCGCATGTCCTCGATGGCCAAGGCCACCTGAGCGGGATCGCCGCGCACGCCGAGCTCCACGTGGCGGCGCGTCGCGTCGGGTCCCATGGACGGCAGGCTGAAGGCCCGGAGCTTGTCGAACGCCTTCTCGACCGACTCCATCGCAGGGATGAGCGTGGACTCCCCGGTTCCGTAGACGACGATCGAAGCTTCC includes:
- a CDS encoding competence/damage-inducible protein A; translated protein: EISARFGGEMTPQRRRMGEFPAGCEIIPNPFNRIPGFMIQQHHFVPGFPQMAWPMIEWVLDTRYRHLFDRDRWAEASIVVYGTGESTLIPAMESVEKAFDKLRAFSLPSMGPDATRRHVELGVRGDPAQVALAIEDMRRQVRAAGFAFDEGASQTPR